A genomic window from Rhizobium sp. 007 includes:
- a CDS encoding chromosome segregation SMC family protein gives MKFNKLRVIGFKSFVEPTEFIIERGLTGVVGPNGCGKSNLVEALRWVMGENSYKNMRASGMDDVIFSGSGNRPARNTAEVALYLDNSERMAPAAFNDSDEIQVTRRIEREQGSIYRINGKESRAKDVQLLFADASTGARSPSMVGQGRIGELISAKPQARRQLLEEAAGISGLHSRRHEAELRLRAAEGNLERLDDVTSQLEGQIESLKRQARQANRFKTLSAEIRAREATLLHIRWVQAKEAEAEADSALNQATVVVAEKAQIQMEAAKAQGVASLKLPELRESEARAAAALQRLQIAKSQLEDDANRILRRRDELNRRLAQLAEDIQREERLVSDNAAILSRLDAEEADIAEILADSGRHADELREAFEGAAAKLADSERVFAALTAERAEAAAGRHQLERAIRDLADRKMRLERQMNEANREFSSVVEKITALPDPDEKRAVVEAAEMAVAEAETVIQAVEQALSAARETEALSRAPVDQARSKLNALETEGRTISRMLAAGAAAGQFPPVADELRVDRGFETALGAALGDDLESPLDAKAPAHWSGNGDGTSDPALPAGVVPLLNHVGAPAALTRRLKQIGLVADGDAMRLMNDLKPGQRLVTKDGAVYRWDGHVTGADAPSAAALRLAQKNRLGELESEVSLARDVLAEAEERLAMASEAIRGEERKLNEARDMSRLSARHLAEARDALAAAERASGDLIRRRDVVAEAVNQLQSQQEDLAVQEETARIELEDAPDLTALDDRLRMQQAEVATDRGLAAEARARHESLNRENEARQRRIIAIGQERETWRQRAASAEDHIATLRDREEEAREEAAELEMAPDEFEDKRQALLNELQKAEAARRGAGDLLAAAELVQREADHKAATALSELAESRERRARAEERLVSAREKRQESESRIREMLNVPPHEAYRLTGLQAMQSVPDLREVERELERLKMERERLGAVNLRAEEEQKELTEKLEALIRERDDVIDAIRKLRGAIQSLNREGRERLIAAFDVVNGQFQRLFTHLFGGGTAELQLIESDDPLEAGLEILARPPGKKPQTMTLLSGGEQALTAMALIFAVFLTNPAPICVLDEVDAPLDDHNVERYCNLMDEMAASTETRFVIITHNPITMARMNRLFGVTMAEQGVSQLVSVDLQTAERLRETA, from the coding sequence ATGAAGTTCAACAAGCTCCGCGTCATCGGCTTCAAATCCTTCGTCGAGCCGACGGAATTCATTATCGAGCGGGGCCTGACCGGCGTTGTCGGGCCGAACGGCTGCGGCAAGTCCAATCTTGTCGAGGCGCTGCGCTGGGTGATGGGCGAGAACTCGTACAAGAACATGCGCGCCTCCGGCATGGACGATGTGATCTTCTCCGGTTCGGGAAACCGCCCGGCGCGCAACACGGCCGAAGTCGCGCTCTATCTCGACAACAGCGAGCGTATGGCGCCCGCCGCGTTCAACGACAGCGACGAAATTCAGGTGACCCGCCGCATCGAGCGCGAACAGGGTTCGATCTATCGAATCAATGGCAAGGAAAGCCGTGCCAAGGACGTGCAGCTTCTCTTCGCCGATGCCTCGACCGGCGCGCGCTCGCCGTCGATGGTCGGGCAGGGGCGTATCGGCGAGCTGATTTCGGCAAAGCCCCAGGCCCGCCGCCAGTTGCTGGAAGAGGCCGCCGGCATTTCCGGCCTGCATTCCCGCCGTCATGAGGCCGAACTGCGGCTGCGCGCCGCCGAAGGCAACCTCGAACGCCTTGATGACGTGACCTCGCAGCTTGAAGGCCAGATCGAGAGCCTGAAGCGCCAGGCGCGTCAGGCGAACCGCTTCAAGACGCTGTCTGCCGAAATCCGTGCGCGCGAAGCCACACTTCTGCATATCCGCTGGGTGCAGGCGAAGGAGGCGGAAGCCGAGGCCGACAGCGCCCTTAACCAGGCGACCGTCGTCGTTGCGGAAAAGGCCCAGATCCAGATGGAGGCCGCAAAGGCTCAAGGGGTGGCCAGCCTGAAGCTTCCGGAGCTCCGCGAGAGCGAGGCGCGTGCCGCCGCTGCCCTCCAGCGGCTGCAGATCGCAAAGTCGCAGCTCGAGGACGACGCAAACCGCATCCTGCGCCGCCGCGACGAACTGAACCGCCGCCTGGCGCAACTCGCCGAGGACATTCAGCGCGAGGAGCGGCTGGTGTCGGACAATGCTGCGATCCTTTCGCGGCTCGATGCCGAGGAGGCGGATATTGCGGAGATATTGGCCGATTCTGGCCGCCATGCCGACGAACTGCGCGAGGCTTTCGAAGGTGCTGCGGCAAAGCTTGCCGACAGCGAGCGCGTTTTCGCGGCGCTGACCGCCGAGCGCGCCGAAGCTGCCGCTGGACGCCATCAGCTGGAACGGGCGATCCGCGATCTCGCAGACCGCAAGATGCGCCTCGAACGGCAGATGAACGAAGCAAACCGCGAGTTCTCCAGTGTGGTTGAAAAGATCACTGCGCTGCCCGATCCCGATGAAAAGCGGGCAGTGGTCGAAGCTGCGGAGATGGCTGTCGCCGAGGCCGAAACGGTGATCCAGGCGGTCGAACAAGCGCTCTCCGCAGCGCGAGAGACCGAAGCGCTTTCACGCGCGCCGGTCGATCAGGCGCGCTCGAAGCTGAATGCGCTGGAAACCGAAGGCCGCACGATCTCGCGCATGCTTGCTGCGGGTGCGGCGGCAGGGCAATTCCCGCCGGTTGCCGATGAGCTCCGCGTCGATCGCGGCTTCGAAACGGCCTTGGGCGCCGCACTCGGCGACGATCTGGAATCGCCCCTTGATGCGAAGGCGCCTGCCCACTGGTCGGGAAATGGTGATGGCACTTCCGATCCCGCACTGCCGGCCGGTGTCGTGCCCTTGCTGAACCATGTCGGCGCGCCGGCTGCACTGACGCGCCGCTTGAAGCAGATTGGCCTCGTCGCCGATGGCGACGCGATGCGGTTGATGAACGACTTGAAGCCCGGCCAGCGCCTGGTGACGAAAGATGGCGCCGTCTACCGCTGGGATGGCCATGTGACCGGCGCCGATGCGCCGAGTGCCGCCGCTTTGCGCCTTGCCCAGAAGAACCGCCTCGGCGAGCTGGAAAGCGAAGTTTCGCTCGCTCGCGATGTTCTGGCTGAAGCGGAGGAGCGGCTTGCCATGGCGAGCGAAGCCATTCGCGGCGAGGAACGCAAGCTCAACGAAGCCCGTGACATGAGCCGCCTTTCAGCCCGTCATCTTGCCGAGGCGCGCGACGCGCTGGCTGCCGCCGAACGCGCCTCCGGCGATCTCATCCGCCGTCGCGACGTGGTTGCGGAAGCCGTCAACCAGCTCCAGTCGCAGCAGGAAGACCTCGCCGTTCAGGAAGAGACCGCGCGCATCGAGCTCGAGGATGCGCCGGATCTCACCGCACTCGACGACCGGCTGCGCATGCAGCAAGCCGAGGTCGCGACCGATCGCGGTCTTGCGGCCGAAGCGCGCGCCCGCCACGAAAGCCTGAACCGCGAGAACGAGGCTCGCCAGCGCCGCATCATTGCGATCGGCCAGGAGCGCGAGACCTGGCGCCAGCGCGCCGCAAGCGCCGAGGATCACATCGCGACTTTGCGCGATCGCGAGGAGGAGGCACGCGAGGAAGCGGCCGAACTCGAAATGGCGCCGGATGAATTCGAGGACAAGCGCCAAGCGCTGCTGAACGAATTGCAGAAAGCAGAAGCCGCCCGCCGTGGGGCCGGCGATCTTCTCGCTGCCGCCGAACTCGTGCAGCGCGAAGCCGATCATAAGGCCGCCACCGCGCTTTCCGAACTTGCCGAAAGCCGCGAGCGCCGGGCCCGCGCCGAAGAGCGCCTCGTCTCTGCGCGCGAGAAGCGGCAGGAGAGCGAAAGCCGAATCCGGGAAATGCTCAATGTTCCGCCACATGAGGCGTACCGTCTGACAGGCCTGCAGGCTATGCAGTCCGTTCCCGACTTGCGCGAGGTCGAGCGTGAGCTGGAGCGATTGAAGATGGAGCGCGAGCGCCTCGGAGCCGTGAACCTCCGCGCCGAGGAAGAGCAGAAGGAACTCACCGAAAAGCTCGAGGCGCTGATCAGGGAGCGTGACGACGTCATCGACGCCATCCGCAAGCTACGCGGCGCGATCCAGAGCCTCAACCGCGAGGGCCGCGAACGCCTGATCGCCGCCTTCGACGTCGTCAACGGCCAGTTCCAGCGCCTCTTCACCCATCTTTTCGGTGGCGGCACGGCGGAGCTTCAGCTGATCGAATCCGATGATCCTCTTGAGGCGGGCCTCGAAATCCTCGCCCGCCCGCCCGGCAAGAAGCCGCAGACGATGACACTGCTTTCGGGCGGCGAGCAAGCGCTCACGGCCATGGCCCTGATCTTCGCCGTCTTCCTCACCAATCCGGCGCCAATCTGCGTGCTGGACGAGGTGGATGCGCCGCTGGATGATCACAATGTTGAGCGCTATTGCAATCTGATGGATGAAATGGCGGCCTCGACCGAGACCCGATTCGTGATCATTACTCACAATCCAATCACCATGGCGCGCATGAATCGACTTTTTGGTGTAACGATGGCTGAGCAAGGTGTATCGCAGCTTGTTTCCGTCGACTTGCAAACCGCCGAACGCCTTCGCGAAACGGCCTGA
- the ppdK gene encoding pyruvate, phosphate dikinase: protein MTKLVYTFGNGQAEGRARDHDVLGGKGANLAEMCSLGLPVPPGFTIVADACSAYYTLGRRIDAGLKDEIRRGLETIEKATGRQFGAKDRPLLLSVRSGARISMPGMMDTVLNLGLNDETVQALGHDAGDARFAWDSYRRFIQMYADVVMGLDHEIFEEILEDQKARLGHELETELTASDWQHVVSLYKELIEEELGEEFPQDPEEQLWGAIGAVFASWMSARAVTYRQLHNIPGGWGTAVNVQAMVFGNLGNASATGVAFTRNPSTGERSLYGEFLVNAQGEDVVAGIRTPQSITEEGRINSGSDRPSLEKLMPEAFEELTHICTELEAHYRDMQDIEFTIERGKLWMLQTRSGKRSTKAAMKIAVDMVDEKLITEEQAVLRIEPSTLDQLLHPTIDPRVDRQVIGTGLPASPGAATGAIVFTAEEAVEAEEEGRKVILLRVETSPEDIHGMHAAEGILTTRGGMTSHAAVVARGMGVPCVVGAGTMRIDLRNERLIGVGVTLKKGDIITIDGSAGQVLRGEVPMIQPELSGDFGRIMGWADRLRRMTVRTNADTPADARAARAFGAEGIGLCRTEHMFFEGERIHVMREMILAEDEKGRRAALDKLLPMQRLDFTGLFTVMHGLPVTIRLLDPPLHEFLPKTEEEVVDVAAAMGMEAAALRQRVDALHEFNPMLGHRGCRLAISHPEIVEMQARAIFEAAIAAAQETGAAVVPEIMVPLVGLRSELDYVKERIDAVAGEVMTEAGMKIDYLVGTMIELPRAALRAHKIAEAAEFFSFGTNDLTQTTFGISRDDASAFLPTYQRKGIIEHDPFISLDFDGVGELISIAAERGRRTRNDMKLGICGEHGGDPASIHFCETIGLDYVSCSPFRVPIARLAAAQAVISNGQRR, encoded by the coding sequence ATGACCAAACTGGTCTATACGTTCGGCAACGGGCAGGCGGAAGGTCGCGCACGGGACCATGACGTTTTGGGCGGTAAGGGCGCCAATCTGGCCGAGATGTGCAGCCTGGGCCTGCCGGTGCCGCCGGGCTTCACCATCGTCGCCGATGCCTGCAGCGCTTATTACACGCTCGGCAGACGGATCGATGCCGGCCTGAAAGATGAAATCCGCCGCGGACTGGAGACGATCGAGAAGGCGACTGGCCGGCAGTTCGGCGCAAAGGACCGGCCGCTGCTCTTGTCCGTCCGCTCAGGCGCCCGCATTTCCATGCCGGGCATGATGGATACGGTTCTCAATCTCGGCCTCAACGACGAAACCGTGCAGGCGCTGGGACATGATGCGGGCGACGCCCGGTTTGCCTGGGATAGCTACCGCCGCTTCATCCAGATGTATGCGGATGTCGTCATGGGCCTCGATCACGAAATTTTCGAGGAGATCCTGGAAGACCAGAAGGCGCGTCTCGGCCATGAGCTCGAAACCGAGCTGACAGCCAGTGACTGGCAGCATGTCGTTTCGCTGTATAAGGAGCTGATCGAGGAGGAACTCGGCGAGGAATTCCCGCAGGATCCCGAAGAGCAGCTCTGGGGTGCCATCGGTGCCGTCTTCGCAAGCTGGATGAGCGCGCGCGCCGTCACCTATCGCCAGCTCCACAACATTCCGGGAGGCTGGGGCACGGCCGTCAACGTCCAGGCCATGGTCTTCGGCAATCTCGGCAATGCGTCGGCAACCGGCGTCGCCTTTACGCGCAACCCCTCGACCGGCGAAAGGTCGCTCTACGGCGAATTCCTTGTCAATGCGCAAGGCGAAGACGTGGTCGCCGGCATCCGCACGCCCCAAAGCATTACGGAGGAGGGACGCATCAACTCCGGTTCCGACCGTCCGTCGCTGGAAAAGCTGATGCCAGAGGCTTTCGAGGAACTCACCCATATCTGCACCGAGCTCGAAGCGCACTACCGCGACATGCAGGACATCGAATTCACCATCGAGCGCGGCAAGCTCTGGATGCTGCAGACGCGCTCCGGCAAGCGCTCGACAAAGGCGGCGATGAAGATCGCCGTCGATATGGTGGATGAAAAGCTGATCACCGAAGAGCAGGCGGTGCTGCGCATCGAGCCGTCAACGCTCGACCAGCTTCTGCACCCGACGATCGATCCGCGCGTAGACCGCCAGGTGATAGGCACCGGATTGCCGGCTTCGCCGGGGGCTGCGACCGGCGCGATCGTCTTCACCGCGGAAGAGGCGGTCGAGGCGGAGGAGGAGGGCCGCAAGGTCATTTTGCTCCGCGTCGAAACGAGCCCGGAGGATATCCACGGCATGCATGCCGCAGAAGGTATCCTCACCACGCGCGGCGGTATGACCAGCCACGCCGCGGTGGTCGCCCGCGGCATGGGCGTCCCTTGCGTGGTCGGCGCCGGAACCATGCGCATCGATCTCCGCAACGAGCGCCTTATCGGTGTTGGCGTGACGCTGAAAAAGGGTGACATCATCACCATCGATGGCTCGGCCGGGCAGGTGCTGAGGGGCGAGGTTCCGATGATCCAGCCGGAGCTTTCCGGGGATTTCGGCCGCATCATGGGCTGGGCCGACAGGCTCCGCCGCATGACGGTGCGCACCAATGCCGATACCCCCGCCGACGCGCGCGCTGCGCGTGCCTTCGGCGCGGAAGGTATCGGCCTTTGCCGCACCGAACACATGTTCTTCGAAGGCGAGCGCATCCATGTCATGCGTGAGATGATCCTTGCCGAAGACGAGAAGGGCAGGCGTGCCGCGCTCGACAAGCTGCTGCCAATGCAGCGGTTGGATTTCACCGGCCTCTTCACCGTCATGCACGGCCTGCCGGTGACGATCCGCTTGCTCGATCCGCCGCTCCACGAATTCCTGCCGAAGACCGAGGAAGAGGTCGTGGATGTCGCGGCTGCCATGGGCATGGAGGCGGCCGCACTCCGCCAGCGTGTCGATGCGCTGCACGAATTCAACCCGATGCTCGGCCACCGCGGCTGCCGGCTTGCCATTTCCCATCCCGAAATCGTCGAAATGCAGGCGCGCGCCATTTTCGAGGCGGCTATTGCCGCCGCGCAGGAAACGGGGGCGGCCGTCGTCCCGGAAATCATGGTGCCGCTCGTCGGCCTTCGTTCGGAATTGGATTATGTCAAGGAACGGATCGACGCGGTTGCCGGGGAAGTGATGACCGAGGCTGGCATGAAGATCGATTATCTCGTCGGCACGATGATCGAGTTGCCGCGGGCAGCCCTGCGCGCGCACAAGATCGCCGAGGCCGCCGAGTTCTTCTCCTTCGGCACCAACGACTTGACGCAGACGACCTTCGGCATTTCGCGCGACGATGCCTCCGCCTTCCTCCCGACTTACCAGCGCAAGGGGATCATCGAGCACGATCCTTTCATCTCGCTGGATTTCGACGGCGTCGGCGAGTTGATCAGCATCGCTGCAGAACGCGGCAGGCGCACACGCAACGACATGAAGCTCGGCATCTGCGGCGAGCACGGCGGCGATCCCGCCTCGATCCATTTCTGTGAGACAATCGGCCTCGATTATGTCTCCTGTTCGCCGTTTCGCGTGCCGATTGCCCGGCTCGCGGCAGCTCAGGCGGTCATCAGCAACGGTCAGCGGCGGTAA
- a CDS encoding DUF1499 domain-containing protein yields the protein MAIRFDRPVSNSARFARRFGAFALVLWVAVLVAHRFGGLATPYLVLLLLVSIGFALLAAMLAAVGLRSLWATGAEGGLDALKALIFAILPLGFGGFIAERYFTLPAIYDVSTDVVSAPDWLSSPHADQIWMKRNPDVSPQEREQQLLAYPELTGRRYEGAIDRVLEAVRKVAKLDGITITGSAGEGEPVRDLEDAPARPQPDGDAVAEAPDQVPVPTPRPYEDDVAKLIRDANGVTLQGETRTLITGLHFDVVIRLREEAETTFVDIRVASRYGQHDLGFSTEIADHYLEALDMELLGIAG from the coding sequence ATGGCCATCCGCTTTGACCGCCCCGTTTCCAATTCGGCCCGCTTTGCGCGGCGCTTCGGGGCGTTTGCATTGGTCCTCTGGGTCGCGGTGCTGGTCGCGCACCGGTTCGGCGGGCTTGCCACGCCCTATCTCGTGCTCCTGCTGCTTGTCTCCATCGGCTTTGCGCTGCTTGCCGCCATGCTTGCGGCCGTCGGTCTCAGAAGCCTCTGGGCGACCGGAGCGGAAGGCGGCCTCGATGCGTTGAAAGCGCTGATCTTTGCGATCCTTCCCTTGGGTTTCGGCGGTTTTATCGCTGAGCGCTATTTCACGCTGCCGGCCATCTATGACGTGTCGACGGATGTCGTTTCAGCGCCAGACTGGCTTTCGTCGCCACATGCCGATCAGATCTGGATGAAACGCAATCCCGACGTGTCGCCGCAGGAGCGCGAACAGCAGCTCCTCGCTTATCCGGAACTGACCGGCCGGCGTTATGAAGGCGCGATCGACCGCGTGCTCGAAGCGGTCAGGAAAGTGGCGAAGCTGGATGGCATCACGATCACCGGAAGTGCCGGCGAAGGCGAACCGGTCCGCGATCTCGAGGATGCGCCGGCAAGGCCCCAGCCCGATGGCGATGCCGTCGCCGAAGCGCCCGATCAGGTTCCCGTTCCCACGCCGAGGCCCTATGAGGATGATGTCGCAAAGCTTATTCGCGACGCAAACGGCGTGACGCTTCAGGGCGAAACCCGCACGCTCATCACCGGCCTGCACTTCGACGTCGTCATCCGGCTGCGCGAAGAAGCCGAAACCACTTTCGTCGACATCCGCGTCGCCTCCCGCTACGGCCAGCACGACCTCGGCTTCAGCACCGAAATCGCCGACCATTATCTCGAAGCCCTCGATAT